In one Alnus glutinosa chromosome 14, dhAlnGlut1.1, whole genome shotgun sequence genomic region, the following are encoded:
- the LOC133856989 gene encoding uncharacterized protein LOC133856989, with protein sequence MEDEEEIYDGIRAHFPITFGKQSKPQTSLEVIHSATRRTTTTTNLPENPKPSSSIANKPTTDIPSVSSSSRAWLTSLRNLKPTNPNPNSSANGGPETDEAKLIGPPPSAQLRSDDEEGRPPAGQLGSEDEEEEMIGPPRPPPGPNVGESGSDDEDDDDEEEEDKNRYRIPHSNEIVLKGHTKVVAALAVDPSGSRVLSGSYDYTVRMYDFQGMNSRLASFRQLEPSEGHQVRNISWSPTADRFLCVTGSAQAKIYDRDGLTLGEFIKGDMYIRDLKNTKGHISGLTCGEWHPKNKETILTSSEDGSLRIWDVNDFKSQKQVIKPKLARPGRVPVTTCTWDREGKCIAGGIADGSIQIWNLKPGWGSRPDIYVEKSHSDDITCLKFSSDGRILLSRSSDDSLKVWDLRQMKEPLKVFADLPNHYAQTNIAFSPDEQLFLTGTSVERESTTGGLLCFFDRAKLELVSRVGISPTCSVVQCAWHPKLNQIFATSGDKSQGGTHILYDPTLSERGALVCVARAPRKKSVDDFEAKPVIHNPHALPLFRDQPSRKRQREKELKDPMKSHKPELPMTGPGFGGRVGTSAGSLLTQYLLKQGGMIKETWMEEDPREAILKYADAAAKDPKYIAPAYAQTQPETVFAKSDSEDEEK encoded by the exons ATGGAGGACGAGGAGGAGATATACGACGGAATCAGAGCCCATTTCCCTATCACATTCGGCAAGCAATCGAAGCCCCAAACCTCTCTCGAAGTCATTCACAGTGCCACTCGtcgcaccaccaccaccacgaACCTTCcagaaaacccaaaaccctcGTCCTCCATCGCCAACAAGCCCACCACCGACATCCCTTCTGTCTCCTCCTCCTCCCGGGCTTGGCTCACCTCTCTCCGCAATCTCAAGcccacaaaccctaaccctaattctTCTGCCAACGGTGGGCCCGAGACCGATGAAGCTAAGTTGATTGGTCCGCCTCCGTCGGCCCAATTACGATCCGACGATGAGGAGGGGAGGCCGCCGGCGGGCCAGTTGGGCTCTGAGGACGAGGAGGAAGAGATGATTGGGCCGCCAAGGCCGCCGCCTGGGCCGAATGTGGGCGAGTCTGGTTCGGACGATGAGGATGACGATGACGAGGAAGAGGAGGACAAGAATCGGTACCGGATTCCGCATAGTAATGAAATTGTGCTCAAGGGGCACACCAAG GTTGTTGCAGCTCTTGCTGTTGATCCCTCTGGGTCTAGAGTTCTTTCTGGTAGTTATGACTATACAGTACGTATGTATGACTTTCAAGGGATGAATTCTCGTTTGGCATCATTTAGACAGTTGGAACCATCTGAAGGTCATCAAGTTCGTAACATTAGCTGGAGTCCAACAGCAGACCGTTTCTTGTGTGTGACTGGCTCAGCTCAAGCTAAG ATTTATGACCGTGATGGACTTACTCTAGGTGAATTCATTAAGGGTGATATGTATATTCGTGATCTGAAGAACACCAAGGGCCACATATCTGGATTGACTTGTGGAGAGTGGCACCCTAAAAATAAGGAGACAATTTTAACATCGTCAGAGGATGGATCACTGCGCATATGGGATGTAAATGACTTCAAAAGTCAGAAGCAG GTCATAAAACCAAAGCTTGCGAGACCTGGAAGGGTTCCAGTCACCACGTGCACTTGGGATCGTGAAGGGAAATGCATTGCTGGTGGCATAGCAGATGGTTCTATACAG aTATGGAACCTTAAGCCTGGATGGGGAAGCAGGCCAGACATATATGTTGAAAAAAGTCATTCAGATGATATTACTTGTCTTAAGTTCTCTAGCGATGGGCGAATTTTATTGTCAAGAAGCTCTGACGATTCACTAAAG GTTTGGGATTTGCGCCAAATGAAAGAGCCGCTTAAGGTGTTTGCGGATCTTCCAAACCACTATGCCCAAACGAATATTGCTTTCAGTCCAGATGAGCAACTATTCTTAACTGGAACATCTGTTGAAAGGGAGAGCACAACCGGAGGTTTGCTATGCTTTTTTGATCGAGCCAAGCTTGAACTTGTTTCAAGAGTTGGGATATCCCCTACTTGTAGTGTTGTGCAGTGTGCTTGGCACCCAAAGCTTAACCAG ATCTTTGCAACATCTGGGGACAAAAGCCAAGGAGGCACTCACATATTATATGATCCAACCCTCAGCGAGAGAGGCGCTCTCGTCTGTGTTGCACGTGCTCCAAGAAAAAAATCTGTTGATGATTTTGAGGCAAAACCTGTGATTCACAACCCTCATGCTCTACCTCTATTTAGAGATCAACCAAGTCGAAAGCGTCAAAGAGAGAAAGAATTGAAGGATCCAATGAAGTCCCACAAGCCTGAACTCCCCATGACAGGACCAGGCTTTGGTGGAAGAGTTGGTACAAGTGCAGGCAGCTTATTGACCCAATATCTTCTTAAG CAAGGGGGTATGATCAAGGAGACATGGATGGAGGAAGATCCAAGAGAAGCTATACTAAAGTATGCTGATGCCGCCGCAAAAGATCCGAAGTACATTGCCCCGGCATATGCACAAACCCAGCCTGAAACTGTCTTTGCAAAATcagactctgaggatgaagagaaATGA